From the genome of Peptococcaceae bacterium 1198_IL3148:
TTGTACTACTGATATCATGAACCAACTTGTCTAAACAATCAATACTATGAATTAAAATTTTTAAAAACCTAGTTAATCTAGTTAATTCTACTCCAAACAATAGAAATCCTTCTGCTTATTGTGACATTTCTTAAAATAGTCTGTCAATAATGACACTTTCAAACAACAATAATTCCTCCATTACAGAGGAATTATTGCTTAATAATCTTATAAATACTATTTTAAAGTATAGCCAATTCATTGTCCACCCCATGGGGCTTACAATTTATTACATTGTATACACTTCATCACTGCCCATTAAAGTTACTCCATTTTTTTGCAACGTTAAAATGGCGTCATCAATTTGCTCTACCCTAAATACCACCAATGCCTTTTGCGGGTCCTTTTGAACAAAGGCGTACAAATATTCAATATTTATGCCCTGTTCATCCAGTGCCCTCATGGCATTACTTAGCGAACCGGGTTGGTCGTCAACTTCAACCGCCAGCACATCGGTTGTGCTAACGGTAAAACCAGCATTGCGCAGTGCTGTTAAGGCTTGGTCTGGGTTGTCAACAATTAACCTTAAAATACCAAAATCAGTGGTGTCAGCAATGGAAAGGGCCCTGATGTTAATGTTATTTTCACCCAAAACCTCGGTTACTTTAGCCAACCGGCCTGACTTGTTTTCTAAAAACACAGAGATTTGTTTAACCTTCATAGTTACCCCTCCTTTTAATTATTATACT
Proteins encoded in this window:
- a CDS encoding ACT domain-containing protein, whose amino-acid sequence is MKVKQISVFLENKSGRLAKVTEVLGENNINIRALSIADTTDFGILRLIVDNPDQALTALRNAGFTVSTTDVLAVEVDDQPGSLSNAMRALDEQGINIEYLYAFVQKDPQKALVVFRVEQIDDAILTLQKNGVTLMGSDEVYTM